One window from the genome of Pseudonocardia hierapolitana encodes:
- a CDS encoding ribonuclease activity regulator RraA, whose amino-acid sequence MVETPDIVRPDPELVAGLERIGSATASSELFKQFGIRSAHIAGPVSRTPGVSVAGPALTLQCLPKREDLYPVDEYSQPERQLHRHVLYHTQPGDIVVVDARGDMTSGIFGEMMLTYFAGRGGKGIVVDGCIRDFGSASQLGIGMWLRGTTPNFHTQTGIVPTAVNVPVACGGTVVVPGDIIVADDDGAVVVPIALAPKLLEVAGEHAEWEEFSRIKLAEGGDLQRYYPLSDAARPEYEEWRRAQAER is encoded by the coding sequence ATGGTGGAGACACCCGACATCGTCCGACCCGACCCCGAGCTCGTGGCCGGGCTGGAGCGCATCGGGAGTGCGACGGCCAGCAGCGAGCTGTTCAAGCAGTTCGGCATCCGCAGCGCCCACATCGCCGGCCCGGTCAGCCGGACGCCCGGGGTGAGCGTGGCCGGCCCGGCGTTGACCCTGCAGTGCCTGCCGAAGCGGGAGGACCTCTACCCGGTCGACGAGTACAGCCAGCCCGAGCGCCAGCTGCACCGGCACGTCCTGTACCACACGCAGCCGGGCGACATCGTGGTCGTCGACGCCCGGGGGGACATGACCAGCGGGATCTTCGGCGAGATGATGCTCACCTACTTCGCCGGTCGCGGCGGCAAGGGGATCGTCGTCGACGGCTGCATCCGCGACTTCGGATCGGCTTCCCAGCTGGGGATCGGGATGTGGTTGCGCGGCACCACGCCCAACTTCCACACCCAGACCGGCATCGTCCCCACCGCGGTGAACGTGCCGGTCGCCTGCGGCGGCACCGTCGTGGTGCCGGGCGACATCATCGTCGCCGACGACGACGGCGCCGTGGTCGTGCCGATCGCGCTGGCCCCGAAGCTGCTCGAGGTGGCGGGCGAGCACGCCGAGTGGGAGGAGTTCTCCCGGATCAAGCTCGCCGAGGGGGGCGACCTGCAGCGGTACTACCCGCTGTCGGACGCCGCCCGCCCGGAGTACGAGGAGTGGCGGCGGGCCCAGGCCGAGCGCTGA